Proteins encoded in a region of the Triticum aestivum cultivar Chinese Spring unplaced genomic scaffold, IWGSC CS RefSeq v2.1 scaffold42572-11, whole genome shotgun sequence genome:
- the LOC123172533 gene encoding peroxidase 2-like, with protein sequence MAAAGDEKLYLLVACSLLLLAVGCQASPLQIGFYHDRCPQAEAIVKGVMMDAISQNPGNGAAMIRMLFHDCFVEGCDASVLLDPTPFSPTPEKLSAPNNPSLRGFELIDAIKDALEAACPGVVSCADIIAFSARDASCILSAGKVDFEVPSGRRDGTFSNASEPVNFLVPPTSNLSDLVDSFVVKGLDAEDLVILSGAHTIGRSHCSAFVPDRLNVSSDIDGGLAAFLRGQCPAEATPGGNDPTVMQDVVTPNDLDRQYYKNVLSHTVLFTSDAALLTSEETAKMVVDNANIPGWWEDRFEKAMVKMAGIEVKTGDEGQIRKNCRAINYY encoded by the exons ATGGCGGCTGCTGGTGATGAGAAGCTGTACCTTCTGGTGGCGTGTTCTTTGCTGCTGCTCGCCGTGGGGTGCCAGGCTAGCCCTCTGCAGATTGGGTTCTACCACGACAGGTGCCCCCAGGCGGAGGCCATCGTCAAGGGCGTCATGATGGATGCCATCTCCCAGAACCCCGGCAATGGCGCTGCCATGATCCGCATGctcttccacgactgcttcgtcgAG GGCTGTGACGCTTCGGTCCTCCTGGACCCGACCCCGTTCAGCCCAACGCCTGAGAAGCTCAGCGCGCCCAACAATCCCTCCCTGCGCGGCTTCGAGCTGATCGACGCCATCAAAGACGCCCTCGAGGCGGCCTGCCCGGgcgtcgtctcctgcgccgacatcaTCGCTTTCTCGGCCCGCGACGCGTCCTGCATCctcagcgccggcaaggtggacttCGAGGTGCCGTCCGGCCGCCGCGACGGCACCTTCTCCAACGCCTCCGAGCCGGTCAACTTCCTCGTCCCACCCACGTCCAACCTCAGCGACCTCGTGGACAGCTTCGTCGTCAAGGGCCTCGACGCGGAGGACCTGGTCATCCTCTCCGGTGCACACACCATCGGGCGCTCCCACTGCTCCGCCTTCGTCCCTGACCGCCTCAACGTCTCCTCCGACATCGACGGCGGCCTCGCCGCATTCCTGCGTGGCCAGTGCCCCGCCGAAGCCACCCCGGGCGGCAACGACCCCACGGTGATGCAGGACGTAGTGACCCCAAACGATCTGGACAGGCAGTACTACAAGAACGTGTTGTCCCACACGGTGCTCTTCACCTCCGACGCAGCGCTCCTGACATCGGAGGAGACGGCGAAGATGGTGGTGGACAACGCCAACATCCCCGGATGGTGGGAGGACAGGTTTGAGAAAGCCATGGTGAAGATGGCCGGCATCGAGGTCAAGACCGGCGACGAGGGACAGATCAGGAAGAATTGCCGGGCCATCAACTACTACTAA